The Gossypium hirsutum isolate 1008001.06 chromosome D02, Gossypium_hirsutum_v2.1, whole genome shotgun sequence region AGCATCTCCAAGAAGTATTGAAAACGAGGACTGTGCACTGTCTGGATCAGAATATCTACACCAAAGCAGAACTCGGGGTCATATAAATACAtagaaaatgtataaaattaaattaaatatgaacTCCCAATACATAAGGTGTTTTTACCTCCCCATAGAGAGAATACCTCTCACGTGTTTTACATCACTAAATTCACCAACAATTGTCTTTTCAGCTTCCTTTCTTTGCTCCTCATTCATGGGAGCTGATCTTCCACTTGCAACATCTGCCACTTGGGCTACAAACCCCCTATCAACCTGCAAcaattttaaatatgtataacCTCACCCACACCTCAAAATCAGATTAATTAACAACCAAAGACCAAAACCAGTGTTTTCAAGTTCTACCACTCACTCTGAAGAAGTGGTTGGTGTTATAGCAACCAAGACGCACAAGCTTAAAAATGTGATCAACAGTTTTCGGTGCAACACTAGGGTAAAATCCAAATTCAATATCTCCATAATTTGTCTGCACCACAACCAAAAGTTCAGAAAATAACATCAAACAAACTCACAAAATCGAATACCTTTCACACTGGCATTACCAACAACAACTCCCATTTATTACATAATTCACTAAATATAAAACACAAGTACTGGGAAAACTGGGGTAGATAATATGGGAACTGAATGCTGGAATTAGTGGagttaagaaatatatatatgtatatatatataggtgaaaGTGAAGTGCAAAGGCAAAAAGAAAGAACCTGGAAAACAACACGAGGCGAGCTTAGCTGGGGTTCTTCAGCCAAAGCACCAACATTAGTAATTACAAATACTAAACTCACCCACCATAAGATCTTCATCTCTTCTTTTCTCCTAGTCTTAGATTCTCTTTTCAACCTTCTTGGCGCTTGATCTAAACTTGCATTTGTCAACTCCCAAACTTTCATTTGACCCAAAATCTATTCTGCCTAAAATCATTTCTTTAAAAGGGGCAACACTAAATTCAGCCGGGTCTTTGAACTACAATAACAACGCCGGGTAGAAGATGGATAGATCATAGTGAATGGTCCAATTTGCTTATGCTTATAAGATCCAGAAGGGCCCAAATGGCTTATTGATCCTAGTATTGCCAATGCATTCATACGACTCCAATGAGTCCCAATATCTTCAATCATTTTGGGTGGaaaataatttctgaaaaataatttattttagaaaatgatttattgaaaatattttttagtgtttagatgaatttgtgtaaaatgttttatgttgtttggcagatttcctgaaaatatttttcagaaaagttatttttatatatattaataaatctatatacatattaataaatttttatattttaaattgtttttacctatattgcaatgatttatttataaataaataaattaaattaaatatataataatactcaattattaagccataatattaaccgtcataaattgaaaacaaccaaagtcaaataaattatttgtaattgtattaaaaaaaataaaaaacaagaattgaataattataaatttagcttccaaaccacaattaatactagaaattaataatattatccaaatgtaTAATTAGTGATACACCACATAATAacaacaacattgtccaagtgcataactaatattacaccatATAAAAGTATCAAATtcttcaaccttgagaaaatttttgaagccaaatttgtttatgcttcttacttttaactaaaaaaactttGGCCTCGAATTCATGACTCACTagataatcaaacacagaacacaagaagtcatcatcaaatccttcttcctccatcgacatcacttgttcgtaaagctgtggtgtcttatccgcagtaaattgttccaaagcattagcaattttgccaagttgttcacccacaaatttaatttgttcatcagcGACACTTTAttgaacattttttcttttacgtttggatgtgccagataaagatacatttgttcttacctcttcagCCTCTTCATTGTCGCAGCCTACAGGCACTGAATCTTGgttaccatcatccaaatctatgtcagcaaatgttctggAAAAACTCTCTGTTcccatatctttgccaacaaccaaagccatttcatcataatgatcaatgcttttattcaaaaatggttcatacttcttgtgtgcctgttggatattatacacaattagaataacaagtaaaaaacaattgaaatatacttaacatatatatacatatattaccatcgCTGCTACATCATCtgtcgctctatcacatgtgatcattttcatgttatcatcccatccaaaaccactttcacctCGAATTTTGTATATAATCTGCTACTGATTTTTTAtagtcctcaaatgattttccacgTACTTCGCATTACATTGGACTTGGAATCTTTCAGAAATAGCTTTGacaactcgattaatagaaaTTGCTCTGAAAgtattagaaggcttatttcctttttaggcctcctctgctagaatttcaagaaaaacatgTTCCATCagttttgtccacctgaattgcttggaggtCTCTTCTTTGTTGCtcttacccattctacattaatacttgtcattgtcaatcatttcaatatccaacaagcttaaaacataataaattcaatatctaacaagcttaaaacataatcaatatctaacaaattcaagacataataatttcaaaatccaacaaactaaaatttcaatatcattatccaaccaacattaacaaaaaataataattttaatactaaaacatacataacatagaaacaataaccctaagccctaaacctacctaatatttctagccatataatcagtccacatagtttgtgcaatttcGTCTCTTTTAGAAGGCCATTCTattgcttcttctctttcttcttgcTCCATAAGAGTTGGTATTATCAAATCAGACTTAGGCTACTCGTATAATCATTGATTAAGTAAATCCCtaggatcaactcccattatatgattatgaatgatacaacaagccaaaactatatctacttgagtcgaaaaattccaaaatggttcagcatctaatacacgaaaccgtttcttcaaaatcccaaaaacacgttcaatagtgattcgtaatgatgaatgacgaagattaaagagttcatttgcattttcaggcccttgagcactaaactcttttaaatgatatcggacACCACGATATGGGGTAATATATCCATTTCGGATGCCATATCCAGCATCAGTAAGATAATATTTACttacaattttacaaaacataattaatactaataaattatgagcttCCTAGAACTATTTGACATTTAATGATAATTATTACCTTCCAGAATTCTTAATCTTCCTGGGCGTGAAAATGCATCACTTAAAATACtagaatcatgtgcactaccttcccaaccagctagaacataggaAAATGTCAAATCAATGTAAtggcagccaatacattttgtgtcgtcccccTTTACGGCTACAAAATCTTCCTTGAATGCTAAGTGGAACGGATACACGAAtatgagttccatctaatgctccaatacaatctttaaaataaggataaaaccttggattgtttctaatttcactaggagttgactcattgggtaatctaataactagtttatacaatttcaaaatagctctcaatacaaccctaaagtaacGGTGAACTGTCTCAGTTGATttataatatctagatccaattACTCagaaaccttacattatgaccaattatatgtaaaaatataaccaCTTGCTCCCTAATATTGATAGATTTAGATGATTATAACAAATTATTCCTACTAAGAATAACACAAATTAAAAAAAGCGATCAGTCTCATccttatcacatcaatacaatgctggtcaccactatgtaaaatactattaatataattttctctttcataatctcgattcacacGAGGGTGAGAACCAATTTCCTtcatagtttttaattttttaatccaaagagccccaaaagctaaaactgaagTCACGACTCCGACAATTGCATTTTGATCTTGattacgatccatctacacaaaataataCCACACAAATATTTGATCACTATAAAAAAGATGCAAGATTTTCATAAGATCATGTATAAAAGTTACCATAACTaaagtgcatacatacatatcaagctaattataattgcattaatatttttttgagaaattaagCTATTTTCTTTGTACAAATACTTCAATAAATATATTGATCATAGTTAA contains the following coding sequences:
- the LOC107908463 gene encoding peptidyl-prolyl cis-trans isomerase CYP23, with the translated sequence MKVWELTNASLDQAPRRLKRESKTRRKEEMKILWWVSLVFVITNVGALAEEPQLSSPRVVFQTNYGDIEFGFYPSVAPKTVDHIFKLVRLGCYNTNHFFRVDRGFVAQVADVASGRSAPMNEEQRKEAEKTIVGEFSDVKHVRGILSMGRYSDPDSAQSSFSILLGDAPHLDGQYAIFGKVTKGDETLRKLEELPTHREGIFVMPVERITILSSYYYDTELESCKQERGILKQRLAASAVEIERQRMKCFP
- the LOC107907641 gene encoding uncharacterized protein — encoded protein: MKMITCDRATDDVAAMAHKKYEPFLNKSIDHYDEMALVVGKDMGTESFSRTFADIDLDDGNQDSVPVGCDNEEAEETPQLYEQVMSMEEEGFDDDFLCSVFDYLVSHEFEAKVFLVKSKKHKQIWLQKFSQG